The following proteins are encoded in a genomic region of Terriglobia bacterium:
- a CDS encoding DUF6644 family protein, which translates to MFQFTQWLSLTSLSLIIKTHEWVIPTIQSIHIAAIGVVLASVFMIDLRVLGLAGRDQSLLETTGRFFPWLTGALCVLLTTGIFMIIGEPARELLAFSFWLKMFLVAVGTLIASVFQVALKRNESYWEKSLHRWSVKSLAIITFLIWIGIVILGRLIAYDNVWGSWSLSPKA; encoded by the coding sequence GTGTTTCAATTCACGCAGTGGCTTTCCCTGACATCCCTGAGTCTGATCATCAAGACGCATGAGTGGGTGATTCCAACGATCCAATCCATTCACATCGCCGCGATCGGCGTCGTTCTCGCTTCGGTCTTCATGATCGACCTCCGCGTCCTCGGCCTGGCGGGGCGGGATCAGTCACTGCTGGAAACGACCGGCCGCTTTTTCCCGTGGTTGACCGGCGCGCTTTGTGTGCTGCTGACCACCGGTATCTTCATGATTATCGGGGAGCCCGCACGCGAGCTTCTGGCATTTTCATTCTGGTTGAAGATGTTCCTGGTGGCGGTCGGTACGCTGATCGCATCCGTTTTCCAGGTCGCGCTCAAACGAAATGAAAGTTACTGGGAGAAGTCTCTGCATCGCTGGAGCGTAAAGTCTCTGGCCATCATAACGTTTTTGATCTGGATCGGGATCGTCATTCTGGGCCGGCTGATCGCCTATGACAATGTCTGGGGCAGCTGGTCGCTCTCTCCGAAGGCGTGA
- a CDS encoding DUF6152 family protein, which yields MNRVIKTFAIAGCSAVVCLGFLVAPALAHHSFAMYDQTKTVTLTGVAIQFVAQANHAELHFIPIGPDGKPERDKDGKPIRWGVEMAGAAAVAQQGITAQSFGAGTVFSVKVNPLRDGSNFGSRTGAIAKCPMGKDGKPVFPAAGKNCDSVPGNELLGGSEF from the coding sequence ATGAATCGAGTTATCAAAACCTTTGCGATCGCGGGCTGTTCGGCTGTTGTCTGCCTGGGTTTTCTCGTCGCACCCGCGCTGGCGCATCATTCCTTTGCAATGTACGACCAGACCAAGACCGTAACGCTGACCGGCGTTGCCATACAGTTCGTCGCTCAGGCCAATCATGCCGAACTCCACTTCATTCCGATCGGGCCGGATGGAAAGCCGGAGCGGGACAAAGATGGAAAGCCGATCCGGTGGGGCGTCGAGATGGCCGGCGCTGCAGCTGTGGCACAGCAAGGGATTACGGCGCAAAGTTTTGGCGCGGGTACCGTGTTCAGCGTCAAGGTGAATCCCCTGCGTGACGGCAGCAATTTTGGCTCCCGCACCGGCGCCATCGCCAAGTGCCCGATGGGCAAAGACGGCAAGCCGGTGTTTCCCGCTGCCGGCAAAAATTGCGATTCCGTCCCCGGCAACGAATTGCTCGGCGGGTCAGAGTTCTAA